A portion of the Chryseobacterium tructae genome contains these proteins:
- a CDS encoding lantibiotic dehydratase, with amino-acid sequence MKKEYSVSDRFILRYPFVSFRYDNGWELDDIYDCKEFAPSLWVASPVLSEELQKCKEGKIKDEKSIEKINISLYKYWSRIRSRSTPFGLFSGVSLGKIDHHDNIVFSEEAHSKIRMDMKYLYDVFIYLKDLPEVRKSTLFYVNDSIHPFDKKFRFIEKKYIKEAIKYVISVTDRSLALKKILSSAQNGISYQDIVNILVTEGYDEDESLYEYIDNIIDSQILISELEPTLIGGDYLEKILKTFEKRNIDHEIYAQLKQLKSQLDQLNQRNSLIEVEDVINIEKLVENINIPFDRKFLVQIDSSRKLQSSSLSKDHTHELLGAVSFLLKLGMEMRENTYLNAFKNDYSEKYETEEIPLLQALDPEVGIGYPVTKAQEKIIIIL; translated from the coding sequence ATGAAAAAAGAATATTCAGTATCAGATCGGTTTATCCTTCGATATCCGTTTGTTTCTTTTAGATATGATAATGGTTGGGAGCTGGATGATATTTATGATTGTAAAGAATTTGCTCCCTCTTTATGGGTGGCTTCTCCGGTATTGTCAGAAGAATTGCAAAAATGTAAAGAAGGGAAAATAAAGGACGAAAAATCAATAGAAAAAATTAATATCTCATTATATAAATACTGGAGCAGAATAAGATCCAGATCCACCCCCTTTGGATTATTCTCCGGAGTATCTTTAGGAAAAATAGATCACCATGACAATATTGTTTTTAGTGAAGAAGCGCATTCCAAAATCAGGATGGATATGAAATATCTATATGATGTTTTTATCTATCTCAAAGATCTTCCGGAAGTAAGGAAAAGTACCTTATTTTATGTCAATGATAGTATTCATCCTTTTGATAAAAAGTTTCGTTTCATAGAAAAGAAATATATAAAAGAGGCAATCAAATATGTAATCTCAGTTACCGATAGAAGCCTCGCCTTGAAAAAAATCTTATCATCAGCCCAAAATGGAATCAGTTATCAGGATATTGTAAATATTCTTGTGACAGAAGGTTACGATGAAGATGAAAGCCTGTATGAATATATTGATAATATCATTGATTCTCAAATTTTAATAAGCGAATTGGAACCTACTTTAATCGGTGGGGATTATTTAGAAAAAATTCTGAAAACATTTGAAAAAAGAAATATAGATCATGAAATCTATGCTCAGCTGAAGCAGTTAAAATCTCAATTGGATCAATTGAATCAACGAAATTCTTTGATAGAAGTAGAAGATGTTATAAACATAGAGAAGTTGGTTGAGAATATTAATATCCCTTTTGACAGGAAATTTCTGGTTCAGATTGATTCCTCCAGAAAGCTTCAGTCTTCCTCCTTGAGTAAAGATCATACCCATGAATTACTGGGTGCCGTCTCTTTTCTTTTAAAACTAGGAATGGAGATGCGTGAAAATACGTACCTCAATGCTTTTAAAAATGATTATTCAGAAAAATATGAAACAGAAGAAATCCCCCTTCTCCAGGCACTTGATCCTGAAGTAGGAATTGGATATCCCGTGACTAAAGCGCAGGAAAAGATTATAATAATTCTTTAA
- a CDS encoding bacteriocin-like protein, with product MKNLKKLTKVDLKSVYGGEPKNTVHFANGRIK from the coding sequence ATGAAAAATTTAAAGAAACTGACTAAAGTAGATTTGAAGTCAGTGTACGGAGGAGAGCCTAAAAATACTGTACATTTTGCGAATGGGCGAATAAAGTAA
- a CDS encoding GNAT family N-acetyltransferase has translation MNYELREMLPNDEARVLEIFRQGVEGGIATLETEVPTAEAWSMEYFNDCRWVLENENNEVVGWCALKPVSKREAFKGVAEVSIYFDNEYQGKGLGSVLLKKIILDSEDHGFWTLQTNLFSENEMAIKSHQKNGFRMVGVRKKIGKLNGEWKDLVMMEKRSEII, from the coding sequence ATGAATTACGAATTACGAGAAATGCTTCCCAATGACGAAGCCAGAGTGCTGGAAATCTTCAGACAGGGAGTAGAAGGTGGTATTGCCACCTTGGAAACAGAAGTTCCCACTGCTGAAGCATGGAGTATGGAATATTTTAATGATTGCCGCTGGGTGTTGGAAAATGAAAATAATGAAGTGGTGGGATGGTGTGCCCTTAAACCGGTAAGCAAAAGAGAAGCTTTCAAAGGTGTGGCTGAGGTAAGCATTTATTTTGATAATGAATATCAAGGAAAGGGATTGGGTTCCGTACTGCTTAAAAAGATAATATTGGATAGCGAAGACCACGGATTCTGGACATTACAAACCAATCTCTTTTCTGAAAATGAAATGGCAATCAAATCTCATCAGAAAAACGGCTTTAGAATGGTAGGCGTACGCAAAAAAATAGGAAAACTCAACGGTGAATGGAAAGACCTTGTCATGATGGAGAAACGAAGCGAAATTATCTGA
- a CDS encoding DUF421 domain-containing protein, with product MDSILNVAVRSLCVYLFMVIAIRLFGKNQLSQLNAGDVVLLLLISNAVQNAMVGPDTSLQGGLIAALVLFVANFILKRLMFSNRSFEAFMQDEPVILIRDGVADQTALNRVKITENELEEAIREHGIEDIKNVKLSVLEVDGNISVVSQDEKSKQTHYARIKRKYKRKYH from the coding sequence GTGGATTCTATTCTCAACGTTGCGGTTCGTTCCCTTTGTGTTTACCTTTTTATGGTAATCGCTATTCGTTTGTTTGGTAAAAACCAGCTCTCTCAGCTTAATGCAGGAGATGTTGTTTTGTTGCTTTTAATTTCTAATGCAGTACAGAACGCAATGGTAGGACCGGATACTTCATTACAGGGAGGTCTGATTGCTGCTTTGGTTTTATTTGTAGCCAATTTTATTTTAAAAAGACTGATGTTCTCCAATCGTTCCTTTGAAGCCTTTATGCAGGATGAACCCGTTATTTTGATAAGAGATGGAGTTGCAGATCAAACAGCCTTAAATCGGGTTAAAATTACCGAAAATGAACTGGAAGAAGCCATTAGAGAACATGGTATCGAAGATATCAAAAATGTTAAATTATCCGTATTGGAGGTGGACGGGAATATAAGTGTAGTCTCTCAGGATGAGAAAAGCAAACAAACCCATTATGCCCGAATAAAAAGAAAATACAAAAGAAAATATCATTAA
- a CDS encoding quinol oxidase subunit 4 → MKTIFKITGALIIMSMLFTSCVAYDNGGNYQTRKIPPGQAKKIYGGSAKDYAPGQVKKRNGY, encoded by the coding sequence ATGAAAACGATATTTAAAATTACAGGAGCATTGATCATCATGTCCATGCTTTTTACTTCTTGCGTAGCATATGATAATGGAGGAAATTACCAGACCAGGAAAATTCCACCGGGACAAGCTAAAAAAATATATGGTGGAAGTGCAAAAGATTACGCTCCCGGACAGGTGAAAAAAAGAAATGGATATTAA
- a CDS encoding thiopeptide-type bacteriocin biosynthesis protein, with the protein MKTRKYAPGSEWLYFKIYTGYKTADELLLNKIYPLILDLKRKQYINQFFFIRYSDPHFHIRVRVHITKAEYLGIIMGLFNQKLSRLLKNNVIWKIQIDTYSREIERYNLHLIDHAESFFHIDSDYIIKILKTINNQLAHNEDVKWIIGLRLIDDTLNLFCKETHEKLKIMTMMSDSFKKEFGFDMYNSKQFNEKYRENKTKIDAVLSGVDLIDSQSYDSLYLICKKRNKELVPIVSLIQKIQSEKRLNFHIVTDLIHMTLNRLIPAENRLHELILYDFVKRYYIGITARKKNDKSTARATVEELSRQEIAS; encoded by the coding sequence ATGAAGACTAGAAAATACGCACCAGGTTCAGAATGGCTGTATTTTAAAATCTATACAGGCTATAAAACGGCAGATGAGTTATTATTGAATAAGATATATCCTTTAATTCTTGATCTGAAACGAAAACAATATATCAACCAATTCTTTTTTATAAGGTATTCAGACCCGCATTTTCATATAAGGGTTAGAGTGCACATTACAAAAGCAGAATATCTGGGTATCATCATGGGACTTTTCAATCAAAAATTATCCCGACTGCTGAAAAACAATGTGATATGGAAAATTCAGATAGATACTTATAGTCGCGAAATAGAACGATACAATCTTCATTTGATTGATCATGCAGAATCTTTTTTTCATATCGACAGTGATTATATTATCAAAATCCTGAAAACTATTAACAATCAATTGGCTCATAATGAAGATGTAAAATGGATAATCGGATTGAGACTCATTGATGATACCCTTAATTTATTCTGTAAAGAAACCCATGAAAAATTGAAAATCATGACCATGATGAGCGATAGTTTTAAAAAAGAATTTGGATTTGATATGTATAATTCCAAGCAATTTAATGAGAAATACAGGGAAAATAAAACAAAAATAGATGCTGTTTTATCCGGTGTAGATCTTATTGATAGCCAGAGTTATGATAGTCTATATCTTATTTGTAAGAAAAGGAATAAAGAATTGGTACCCATTGTATCATTAATACAAAAAATTCAATCAGAAAAACGACTGAATTTCCATATTGTAACAGATCTTATCCACATGACACTTAATCGATTAATTCCTGCTGAGAACAGATTACATGAGCTTATCTTGTATGATTTTGTTAAAAGATATTATATCGGAATTACGGCAAGAAAAAAGAATGATAAAAGCACAGCCAGAGCCACAGTAGAAGAACTGAGTAGACAGGAGATTGCTTCATGA
- a CDS encoding type VI secretion system baseplate subunit TssF — translation MNLDQNIYSKESVKARMLQNATKVWGLKSPQSLDPFVKLLIDAFSTEVFKANNEIQTVNARILEKLAKLLTPSIYTHPIPAHAVAFTQPYDSTEVLLEHTEFFFRKQMTSTVKSESDKQLNIPFTPVGNVRINKVHTSVMFVGNTCYSIDDRFNKIPIARFNGRPEDYRKVTVGVDVSKYVSEYFPKYMSIFCSNPAFEHLDFVYKLLPYITVSSNGNPLFVREGLSYLSETAPDGYEQMFKEQSIRNKVIEDIKSIYRHKFIEITGLSNSLFSEPGQLPQNLDFLAGKEEIVKYLDNKRYLWLTFEFPPQFSAEILDNFSFVLNAFPIYNRGWKKTEYSLDIMGNNIPLVTDEGEHFLYVDDVQDGDGRKYTEIPFTPADDLKKGLYTVRKGGMERFTSRNAVDMIANVLELTRDEIAAFSLLNRDNVKGVLSEMSDKMKSMVQKVNNAKRNIRQELNYVIMEPVEKTDHTYASFWITHCTLANHMRPGTELSNQLKSQTVVLLTETLGGAEEQKGTDSIQAYKYALTTRDKIISLEDVKNYCRMILKDELREVRVKRGTMISNKPKEGFVRTVEVEIVPQNYAFYGRAYWENMANITRNQIIAKAIDGIEYLVKVTNEDVEFQDM, via the coding sequence ATGAACCTAGATCAAAATATTTATTCCAAAGAATCTGTAAAAGCAAGAATGCTTCAGAATGCCACTAAAGTATGGGGATTGAAAAGTCCGCAATCGTTAGATCCATTTGTAAAACTATTAATTGACGCATTCAGTACAGAAGTTTTTAAAGCGAATAATGAAATACAAACAGTAAATGCCCGAATTCTCGAAAAATTGGCAAAACTGTTAACACCTTCTATTTATACTCATCCTATTCCGGCTCATGCGGTGGCTTTCACACAACCTTATGATTCTACAGAAGTTTTGTTGGAACATACAGAGTTTTTCTTCCGCAAACAAATGACTTCTACGGTAAAATCGGAATCGGATAAACAGCTTAATATTCCTTTTACTCCGGTAGGGAATGTTAGAATTAATAAAGTTCACACTTCAGTAATGTTCGTAGGAAATACCTGCTACAGCATTGATGACCGATTCAATAAAATTCCGATTGCAAGATTTAACGGGAGACCTGAAGATTATAGAAAGGTTACAGTAGGGGTGGATGTGAGTAAATATGTAAGTGAATATTTTCCTAAATACATGAGCATATTCTGCTCTAATCCTGCTTTTGAACATTTGGATTTTGTATACAAACTATTGCCTTATATTACAGTTTCAAGTAATGGAAATCCATTGTTTGTAAGAGAGGGATTAAGTTATCTTTCGGAGACTGCTCCGGATGGATATGAGCAAATGTTCAAAGAACAATCTATCCGAAATAAGGTGATTGAAGATATTAAAAGTATCTATCGACATAAATTTATTGAAATTACAGGACTTTCTAACAGTCTGTTCTCAGAACCCGGACAACTTCCGCAGAATCTTGATTTCCTTGCGGGGAAAGAAGAGATTGTAAAATATCTGGATAATAAACGTTATTTATGGCTTACGTTTGAATTTCCGCCACAATTCTCAGCAGAGATTCTTGACAACTTCTCATTTGTATTGAACGCCTTCCCAATCTATAACAGAGGCTGGAAGAAAACAGAATACAGCCTTGATATTATGGGAAATAATATTCCTTTAGTAACAGACGAGGGCGAACATTTCTTATATGTAGATGATGTACAGGATGGAGACGGAAGAAAATATACTGAAATACCATTTACGCCAGCTGATGATCTTAAAAAAGGATTATATACGGTGAGAAAAGGAGGAATGGAACGCTTCACCAGCAGGAATGCGGTGGATATGATCGCCAATGTTCTGGAGCTGACAAGAGATGAGATTGCAGCATTTTCTCTTTTAAACAGAGATAATGTAAAAGGGGTGCTTAGCGAAATGTCTGACAAGATGAAATCTATGGTACAGAAAGTAAACAATGCCAAAAGAAACATCAGACAGGAACTGAACTATGTTATTATGGAACCTGTAGAAAAAACAGACCATACCTATGCTTCTTTCTGGATCACCCATTGTACATTAGCCAATCATATGCGTCCGGGAACCGAACTTTCTAACCAGCTGAAATCGCAAACTGTTGTGCTGCTTACAGAAACGTTGGGTGGTGCTGAAGAACAAAAAGGAACTGACAGCATTCAGGCTTATAAATATGCATTAACGACAAGAGATAAAATTATTTCCCTTGAAGATGTTAAAAATTATTGCCGAATGATCCTCAAAGATGAATTAAGAGAAGTAAGGGTAAAAAGGGGAACGATGATCAGTAATAAACCTAAAGAAGGTTTTGTAAGAACTGTTGAGGTTGAAATTGTTCCACAGAATTATGCTTTCTATGGAAGAGCATATTGGGAAAATATGGCAAACATCACCAGAAACCAAATCATTGCTAAAGCAATAGACGGTATTGAATATCTGGTGAAAGTAACGAATGAAGACGTCGAATTCCAGGACATGTAA
- a CDS encoding type VI secretion system Vgr family protein: MKKNTTSERVSFTDGYKAPDNAQAVKENSTAGINRIVKLSAIINGEIISSFKHFKLKQSAVTHHEFELTLAHDALPERQGHQLEEANAFLGKRLTIKITYKDVETKSSPERVFVGIITKVGFSQEAHSLGNIVLKGFSPTILLDGAPHTQSFGGAQPVNTGIIADEVIKQGIDPFWYDFRVNAKASSQIVYSSQYSETHYNYLCRLAEAYGEQFYYDGEVLHFGNMPTPAPPLELISGSNASNIHTELRALHTQPGYYGYNSSKNTMLTSGETPIKHMGNLAKTSYANNESIFKTPSLQSAPIRAATDMDVVNSQTAAWGSKGVDVFVVSGDTTMPFLYPGCTADLYLRKPDSNKTGYFTKLMMTQVTHEIDTLGHYKGSFEAIASDTGYMPKPEFTVPFAEIQPAVVISNEDPLGQGRVQVKFLWQLNETTDFIRVMSPDAGGTGQITQNRGFVAIPEVGDQVMVGFVHNHPDRPFVMGGMFHGGVALGGGIENKVRSFQNKDAQRIILTEGTSIILADKSGNEILIDTAGKNITITAPETITLNCKNMNINVGENMTTSIGNNQSTTVEIILQFQRAMILQKQL; this comes from the coding sequence ATGAAAAAAAACACAACCTCAGAACGTGTATCCTTTACTGATGGATACAAAGCTCCTGATAACGCTCAGGCGGTTAAAGAAAATAGTACAGCAGGAATCAATCGTATTGTTAAGCTATCTGCAATTATCAACGGTGAGATTATTTCAAGTTTTAAACATTTCAAATTAAAGCAAAGCGCTGTCACCCATCACGAATTTGAGTTAACATTAGCTCATGATGCTTTGCCTGAAAGACAGGGACATCAGCTGGAAGAAGCTAATGCATTTTTAGGAAAACGTCTTACCATCAAAATTACTTACAAAGATGTTGAAACCAAAAGCAGTCCGGAGAGGGTTTTTGTAGGGATTATAACCAAGGTAGGTTTCAGCCAGGAAGCTCATAGTCTGGGAAATATTGTTTTAAAAGGTTTCAGTCCTACCATTCTTTTAGATGGTGCACCGCATACCCAGAGCTTTGGAGGAGCACAACCTGTGAATACGGGGATTATTGCAGATGAGGTGATTAAACAGGGGATAGACCCGTTTTGGTATGACTTCCGAGTCAATGCCAAAGCGTCTTCACAAATTGTCTACAGCTCCCAATACAGTGAAACGCATTACAATTATCTATGCAGATTGGCAGAAGCTTATGGTGAACAATTCTATTATGATGGAGAAGTGCTTCATTTCGGAAATATGCCAACTCCGGCTCCTCCTCTTGAGCTGATAAGCGGAAGTAATGCTTCAAATATCCATACCGAGCTCAGAGCTCTTCATACCCAGCCCGGTTATTACGGCTATAACAGCAGCAAAAATACCATGCTGACTTCAGGAGAAACTCCAATAAAGCATATGGGAAATCTTGCCAAGACTTCTTATGCAAACAATGAAAGTATTTTCAAAACACCTTCTCTTCAGTCGGCACCTATCAGGGCTGCTACTGATATGGATGTGGTAAATTCTCAAACAGCGGCATGGGGAAGCAAAGGTGTTGATGTATTTGTAGTATCCGGTGATACCACAATGCCTTTTCTTTATCCCGGCTGCACAGCAGATCTTTATCTGAGAAAACCTGATTCCAACAAAACGGGGTATTTCACCAAACTCATGATGACACAAGTTACCCACGAGATCGATACTTTAGGTCATTATAAAGGAAGCTTTGAAGCCATTGCTTCCGATACGGGATATATGCCCAAACCGGAATTTACAGTTCCTTTTGCAGAAATTCAGCCGGCAGTGGTCATTTCTAACGAAGATCCGCTAGGACAGGGACGCGTACAAGTAAAGTTCCTATGGCAGCTTAATGAAACTACAGATTTTATAAGGGTGATGAGCCCTGATGCAGGTGGTACAGGTCAGATTACTCAAAACAGAGGATTTGTAGCCATTCCTGAAGTAGGAGATCAGGTAATGGTGGGATTTGTTCATAATCATCCAGATCGTCCTTTCGTAATGGGCGGAATGTTTCATGGTGGTGTTGCTTTGGGTGGCGGGATTGAGAATAAAGTGAGATCGTTCCAGAACAAGGATGCACAACGCATTATTCTTACAGAAGGAACAAGTATAATCCTTGCCGACAAGTCGGGAAACGAAATACTGATCGATACTGCAGGAAAAAATATTACGATTACCGCTCCTGAGACAATAACATTGAACTGTAAGAATATGAATATTAATGTGGGTGAGAATATGACAACGAGTATTGGAAATAACCAAAGCACAACTGTTGAAATAATATTACAATTTCAGCGGGCAATGATATTGCAGAAACAGCTATAG
- a CDS encoding DUF4286 family protein, which translates to MSVLSITFHCTKNNLEEWENYIDETLILMTENLMDVDKYILSEVHSDYIDEGKNYNLLLIFDNDELRNDFLESELKNIAERIENKFGQEVLIFDTLLNPKKSRF; encoded by the coding sequence ATGAGCGTATTAAGTATAACTTTCCATTGCACGAAAAATAATCTGGAAGAATGGGAAAATTATATTGATGAAACCCTGATTTTAATGACCGAAAATCTAATGGATGTCGATAAGTATATTCTGTCTGAAGTTCATAGTGATTATATTGACGAAGGAAAGAACTATAATCTTCTTTTGATCTTTGATAATGACGAACTGAGAAATGATTTTCTTGAAAGTGAACTGAAAAATATAGCTGAACGAATTGAAAACAAGTTCGGGCAGGAAGTACTGATCTTCGACACGCTTCTGAATCCGAAAAAATCGAGGTTTTAA
- a CDS encoding lantibiotic dehydratase produces MAPKEQKKGDRIQDVIIEKIMKAKEEQEEEIVISKEDFTFLDSEKPVEMPPMMNTMFEVINDPNNNQMLHLQLLGSGSGAKLMSRFSRLDQDIEEYVQQLIKTEQEQSSTELVELSHLSEAPRVGNISIRPRLTQYEITCLSHSDLDQKFVIPLSDIMVSVQHDKIVLKSKKLKKEILPILTTAHNYGSSSFAVYKFLCDLQQQDFLFKGIVLDSSFDVNLNYIPRIRYKNTILRLASWKIVKAELTNILEEGTGLTTKRTIIAQWMKERNIPRYILIAENDNEMFVDFHNNHSINVFLSILKRQEKLNITEFLFNDETAIVRDSSGNPYRNQIILPLFKNHED; encoded by the coding sequence TTGGCTCCAAAAGAACAAAAAAAAGGAGATCGGATACAAGATGTTATCATTGAAAAAATAATGAAAGCAAAAGAAGAACAAGAGGAAGAAATTGTGATTTCAAAAGAAGATTTTACATTTTTAGATTCTGAAAAACCTGTTGAAATGCCACCTATGATGAATACAATGTTTGAGGTTATTAATGATCCCAATAATAATCAAATGCTTCATTTACAGCTTCTAGGGAGTGGATCCGGAGCGAAATTAATGAGCCGGTTTTCACGTCTTGATCAGGATATTGAAGAATATGTGCAGCAATTGATCAAAACAGAGCAAGAGCAAAGTAGTACAGAATTGGTAGAATTATCTCATCTGTCCGAGGCTCCAAGAGTAGGGAATATTTCTATAAGACCAAGATTGACTCAGTACGAAATTACATGTCTTTCTCATTCAGATTTGGATCAAAAATTTGTTATTCCTTTGTCGGATATTATGGTATCAGTGCAGCATGATAAGATTGTTCTCAAATCAAAAAAACTGAAAAAAGAAATTCTGCCTATCCTTACTACGGCCCACAACTATGGATCTTCCTCTTTTGCGGTGTATAAATTTTTATGTGATCTGCAGCAACAGGATTTTCTTTTCAAAGGAATTGTACTCGACTCAAGCTTTGATGTTAATCTTAATTATATTCCACGAATCAGATATAAAAATACAATTTTACGACTGGCAAGCTGGAAGATTGTAAAAGCTGAACTTACCAATATTCTTGAAGAAGGTACCGGCCTGACTACAAAGCGAACGATCATTGCCCAATGGATGAAAGAGAGAAATATACCCCGTTATATTCTTATTGCAGAAAACGATAATGAGATGTTTGTTGATTTTCATAATAATCATAGCATCAATGTTTTTTTGTCAATATTGAAACGCCAAGAAAAGTTGAATATCACAGAATTCTTATTCAATGATGAAACAGCAATTGTAAGAGATAGCTCAGGAAACCCTTATAGAAATCAAATTATTCTTCCCTTATTTAAAAATCATGAAGACTAG
- a CDS encoding lanthionine synthetase C family protein, with protein sequence MEQIINITDEKQNEIESLLLQIAKRIVEKNKSIDLGLFSGSMGEILFLHEYSKINHHYQKYIPDHIDHLFESIEKGNVFHSYCSGLAGVCLGIDYIESETNPEYERFDFVDDQIHNWLISQLDSCIKGKDYDFLHGAVGIGFYFLERYKSGDHALKKALHQLLEFLNDSAIRENDKIKWKNESQEVNISMSHGMVSIILFVLEVYKADFQTEYNLSQLIQGAVRFILAQEIDPTVYHSYYPYTSIENEKENLKGSRLSWCYGDLGIAVMLRKVSEVFNNNLWMEKSTEILEFSTLRTDSSIRVVDAGICHGSSGVALMFYNEFLQTGNEKYAEAAKYWMDITFDFYKEDPENFSRVAYDPLNKGYTAKECFLEGTSGVGLVLLSMRDGKTDWLKFLLL encoded by the coding sequence ATGGAACAAATCATAAACATTACCGATGAAAAACAAAACGAAATTGAAAGTTTGCTATTGCAGATTGCCAAAAGAATTGTTGAAAAAAATAAAAGTATAGACCTTGGTTTATTTTCAGGTTCAATGGGAGAGATTCTGTTTTTACATGAATACTCAAAAATAAATCATCATTATCAAAAATATATTCCAGACCATATTGACCATTTGTTTGAATCTATAGAAAAGGGAAATGTTTTCCATAGTTACTGTTCAGGTTTGGCAGGGGTTTGCCTGGGGATAGATTATATAGAATCCGAAACCAATCCAGAGTATGAACGTTTTGATTTTGTAGATGATCAGATTCACAACTGGTTGATCAGCCAGCTTGATTCTTGCATCAAAGGAAAAGATTATGATTTTTTGCATGGCGCTGTAGGAATAGGGTTTTATTTTCTTGAAAGATATAAATCCGGAGATCACGCTTTAAAAAAAGCATTACATCAGCTGTTAGAGTTCCTGAACGATTCTGCCATACGGGAGAATGACAAAATTAAATGGAAGAATGAAAGCCAGGAAGTAAATATCTCAATGTCTCATGGGATGGTAAGTATCATTCTGTTTGTATTGGAAGTATACAAAGCTGATTTTCAAACAGAATATAATCTTTCGCAATTGATACAAGGGGCGGTTCGTTTTATTTTAGCACAGGAAATTGATCCTACTGTTTATCATTCTTATTATCCTTATACTTCCATTGAAAATGAAAAAGAAAATTTAAAAGGAAGCAGGTTGTCCTGGTGCTACGGAGATTTAGGGATTGCGGTCATGCTGAGAAAAGTCTCAGAAGTTTTTAACAATAATTTATGGATGGAAAAATCTACAGAAATATTAGAGTTTTCTACCCTAAGAACAGATTCAAGTATCAGGGTTGTGGATGCTGGGATATGTCATGGGAGTTCCGGTGTAGCACTCATGTTCTATAATGAATTTTTACAAACAGGAAATGAAAAATACGCTGAAGCAGCTAAATATTGGATGGATATAACATTTGATTTTTATAAAGAAGATCCCGAAAATTTCTCAAGAGTAGCTTATGATCCTCTTAATAAGGGATATACTGCTAAGGAATGCTTTTTAGAGGGAACTTCCGGAGTTGGGTTAGTCTTGCTGTCAATGAGAGATGGTAAAACAGATTGGTTAAAATTTTTATTACTATAA